A single window of Anomaloglossus baeobatrachus isolate aAnoBae1 chromosome 5, aAnoBae1.hap1, whole genome shotgun sequence DNA harbors:
- the LOC142313300 gene encoding uncharacterized protein LOC142313300, translating into MKYLIVLALLVHALAGPTKKPDIHPGGPLGPKPSHPPPTGIAHPFNHPNVTGLPPHHNSSSEPHPEDTEDSNEHLFENHNITGHNASRPPHPEDSDDSSEHSFETHNITGHNSSRPSHPEDSDDSTEHSFENHNMTGHNSSRPPHSEDLDGDDHPSHHSQVPDAFHSAAPKTSKPPPASGLKPTKSPQPPGKPPAKPPAKPPTKPPTKPPTKPPTKPPTKPVTKAKPIQTTKHRVKRHLKGAENHPTGAPHGDHTHSAHTHESDGSRPTHPTNNGGDHQGGNKGQRG; encoded by the exons ATGAAATACCTCATCGTCTTAGCCCTGCTGGTTCATGCACTCGCTGGTCCTACTAAAAAGCCAG ATATACACCCTGGAGGTCCACTTGGTCCTAAACCTTCACATCCACCGCCCACTGGCATTGCCCATCCGTTTAACCATCCTAATGTAACGGGACTACCCCCACATCATAACTCTTCCAGTGAACCTCATCCAGAAGATACAGAAGATTCAAATGAACATTTATTTGAAAATCATAATATAACAGGACATAACGCTTCCAGACCACCTCATCCAGAAGATTCTGACGATTCTAGTGAACATTCATTTGAAACTCACAATATAACAGGACATAACTCTTCCAGACCATCTCATCCAGAAGATTCTGATGATTCAACTGAACATTCATTTGAAAATCACAATATGACAGGACATAACTCTTCCAGACCACCTCATTCAGAAGATTTAGATGGCGATGACCATCCAAGTCATCACAGTCAAGTTCCAGATGCATTTCATTCAGCAGCACCCAAAACATCCAAACCTCCACCAGCCAGTGGCCTAAAACCTACAAAAAGTCCACAACCCCCTGGCAAGCCACCAGCTAAGCCACCAGCTAAGCCACCAACTAAGCCACCAACTAAGCCACCAACTAAGCCACCAACTAAGCCACCAACTAAGCCCGTAACAAAAGCCAAACCTATACAG ACTACAAAACATAGAGTCAAACGACATCTGAAAGGTGCTGAGAATCATCCCACAGGAGCTCCACATGGagatcacacacactcagctcACACACATGAAAGTGATGGAAGCCGACCAACGCACCCAACTAACAATGGTGGAGACCATCAGGGAGGAAACAAAGGTCAAA GAGGCTGA